The Sporosarcina ureae genomic sequence AAGTTTCTTTTTTACGGTATTCAGACTCAGACATATCCTTTCGGGCTTCTTCTTGCTGATCGTAAAGTTTCCTACCACGTGCTCCGCCAAATGCAAATGCCCGTGCAATTCCTACCGCGCCAATGGCATCCAAACGGTCAGCATCTCTGACAATTGCGCCTTCAATTGATGTAATATCTTTTGCGTTACCACCACTGAATGATACACTTTCAATCGCGGACATCACATTATTTGCAATCTGTTGTGTTGCACCTATTTTTTCAAGTAACTCTATCGTAGTGACTTCATGCATCTCTTCATATTTCGCATCTTCCACATCATGCAACAGAACTGCTAAACGCACGACTAGTTCATCAGCACTGGGCTCTGCAGTTAATATTTTCTCTGCATTTTTCATTACACGATCAATATGATCGAGATCATGACTCGCATCAAATTTCTTATAAATACCTTCAACTTCTGTTCTACATTTCGCTATCATTTCTTGCATTAAATTCCTTCCTCTCTTTTTCATTAGTTATATGAATATACAGCCTAGAAAACCTATTCTTTTATATGTCGAATGAAATTCATTTCATTATTAGCAGAACTTACTGAAGCTTCATATTCTTCACCGTTATAGAGTTTAACATGCATTTCGAAGTTGGGAATACCTATACCGCCTTGTCGTACTATATACTAATTGGACAACGATTCTGATCACAGCTTGTCGAGATATTCCACGAATTGCATAATACAATGCGTTTACCACCATCTACGTTAACAATCCTGTGAAGAAGGAAAGAAAGAAAGAAAGAAAGAGTGGCTCCTTTCCTTCTATTGGGATTCAGCATATATTATTTTACATAACTTATCAGATAGCCATAGCCTTTAGCTTCCATTTCTTTTAGCGGTACGAATTCAATCGATGCGCTGTTAATACAGTAACGTAATCCTCCGCGATCTTTTGGTCCATCTTCGAATATATGTCCTAGATGGCTATCCCCTGCACGGCTTCTCACTTCAGTTCGCACCATATTGAAACTTCTATCTATATGTTCCGTCATTACTTCGGGAACGATTGGTTGCGTGAAGCTTGGCCAACCACACTGTGAGTCATACTTATCAGCACTTGAGAATAGCGGTTCACCTGTTGCGACATCGATATAGATGCCATCTTCAAACGTATTCCAATATTCATTAGAGAATGCCGTTTCTGTATTGTTACCTTGTGTTACTTGATACTGTTCTGTCGTTAACTTCTCTTTTAATTCTTTGTCGCTTGGCTTAGGATAGTTCGCAGCATCAATTACAGATGGAATTTCCTGATCTTCCAATGTATCGAATTCAACATGACAATAGCCATTTGGATTTTTCTCTAGATAATCTTGGTGGTTCTCTTCTGCTAGCGTAAAGCTTGTCAACGGTTCTACTTCCGTGACAATTTCTGCGTCATAACGTTCCTGTTCGGCAGCAACGACTTCGTCAATAATCGCTTGATCTTCTGGCTTCGCGTAATAAATGCCCGAACGATATTGTGTACCACGGTCATTTCCTTGCTTATTCAAAGAGGTAGGATCAACAATCATGAAAAAGTGCTCCACAATCGTTTTCAAATCTGTATGTTTTGGATCATATTGTACATGAACCGTTTCTGCATGACCGGTTTTGCCCGTAATAACTTGATTGTATGTTGGATTTTCTGTCGTGCCATTTGCAAAGCCCGACGTCACATCATACACGCCATAGACCCGTTCCATATAGGCTTCAACACCCCAGAAACAGCCCCCCGCCAAGTAGATGTCCTGAAGATTATTTTCATCAAATTCTATATCATCATTGGGATTGGCGGGATATACGGTACCTGAAGAAGCAGTCAGTGAACTTGGGCTAGATGAGGAATCTGTTTTACCTATGCCACATCCTGTAAGTAACAAAATACCGAGTAAACCAAGTATCATTTTCAATTTCATAAAATGATCTCCTTTCGTTAATCAATTTGTGACATAGCATCGATAATTTGATCGTTTGATAGGTGGCCTGGCTGTGATCGAACCAAATTCCCTTTCGTATCAATAAAAGCCGATGTTGGATAGCCTTTTACATTGAATTCTTGGGCTAGACTTCCGCCATCATTTAAAAACACCGGCAAAGCATCTACATGTTGAACACCTTTGAACCATCTGATAAATTCATCGTGTTTCTTTTCATTATTAAATCCAGGTGCTACGACAGTCAGCACTTCAAAATCAGTTGAATCTTTAGCCAACGTATTGACTTCATCTAGGCCTGCAAGACAGATCGGACACCAAGAAGCCCAGAACTTTACATACACTTTTCGGCCTTCATAGTCGGCAAGGCTAACGGTTTCCCCTTTAATATCTTGCAAGGTAATGCTATTTGCGCCACTTTCTTTTTCGGCAGAAGAACAAGCGCTCATAACAGTAACGATAACTAACAACAAAGCGATTTTTTTCATCATGGTGATTCCTCCTTTTATTGTGGAATATTTGCTATGAACCACTCTAAATTATTCGGTATAAAGAATATTCTGTTAATGATTAACAGAACACCAGCAAGACGTATAGTTGCTAAGAGCCGTTTCAATTATTTCGTTCGATCCATTTGAACATGAATGAAGATGGATAACATGAGGATTGCATTTGGCAATAAAAATGAAGCGTTCCGCATCAAAAACCTGATTGGCTATCATTCTATATCCTCTCTTTCTATATATATCTATTATAAAATAACCGTTCGATAAAACCTATCGATTAAGATTCGGCCAAACTTTAATATGTTCAGCTGCAGACGTTTTTCGACAAAAAAAGATCCTTGTTTATAACTGTTGACAATTTGTCAACAAACATTTATTATTTTGAGAGAAGTAAATATTTTTACCGTCGTTGTAGAAATGGAGGGGTAGTGTCATGTCAGAAGCTAGTCTTGGTCTGTCTGTCGGGCAGTTATTGCGTGAAGTGTTAGAAGAACGTTCATTGTCCATGCGCAAACTAAGCGAACTTACAGATATTGATACTTCAACCATCTCTAGGATCATCAATGACAAGCGCAAAGCAACACTAGACCATCTGGAGAAATTCGCGATAATTTTAGAAATTCCATTAGCCAAGTTACTTCAAGCGGCAGGCTATCCGGTTGATGATAAACAGATGATACATTCTGCTTATGATGAAACAATTCAACAATTGGTCGAAACATCAGAACTTCTATCTTCGGATATCTCCATTGAAAAAGTTGAACTTCAACTTGCCAGTTATGAAGCATATGTTCAGACCACTGAAGGAAGAGAAAGAATTCTACATGACTTTGATAACAAGTTAAAACTGGCTGGCGGAGTAGGTCCATTCGTCGATCAAATGAAAGATTTATTTGCACGGTTTAAAATGCAAGATGTTGCAAAACGTGATCTAGCCATTATCGGCAGCGCATTATTATACTTTATCATTCCTGTGGATGTCATCCCGGACTACATTTTCGCGGTCGGGTATCTGGATGATGCGATCGCGGTCCAAATTGCTTCAAGCGTACTAACAAAGAATTCATAATCAAATGAATAGGTGTGACATTAATGGAAAACAGAGAAACTGGAAAGCGTCGTAAGAAAAAACTAAAAAGAAAATATAAACGATTAATATTCATGGTATTCACTTTGCTACTATTAGCGGGTGGCGGATACGTCGCAGCACAGTATTCAAACGGCCTTTCGTTTGCGAACGGTGACAAAACAAATGAAATACATACAGAACTAAGCGACAGCAGTAATACTTTTTCTACTAACGATTCTGCTTTTGATGACTTTGAAGGTGGCGAATCTCAATTTGGAGAAATTAACGTATTGTTGATTGGTGATGACGCAAGAGGCGACGAAGATGACACTCGTTCAGACGCTCTGATGATTGGTCACTACGATCAAACAACAAACAAAGTGAAGTTAATTTCTCTGATGCGTGATATATACGTCGACATCCCAGGTCACGGTATGGAAAAGATCAATGCCGCTTATGCACTTGGAGGTCCTGAATTAGTACGACAAACGATCAAGCAGAATTTCGATGTAGATGTCCAATATTATGCGATTGTTAATTTCGAAGGTTTCTCAAAAATCGTCGATGTAATCGCTCCCGACGGTATTGAAGTCGATATTCCATATGAGATGTCACACGGACTAGGTTTAACTCTCTATCCCGGCCAACAAAAATTGAACGGGGAACAATTACTCGGTTACGTACGATTCCGCCACGACATCCACAGTGATTATGGTCGCGTGGAACGGCAACAAGAAGCGTTAGGGAAACTGAAGGATGAAGCGATGAGTTTACAAACACTTGTCAATATACCGAAATTAATGGGCGTTATTGATCCATACATTGATACGAACATCGACAGTAAAACGATCTTTACAATTGCTAAAGGTATGTTGACCGGTGGGAAGAATAACGAAATGGAATCACTGCGCATTCCCGTAGAAGGATCGTTTGGAGATCTACGCACAGAAGTTGGAGCTGTTCTCGAGATTAACTTAGAACAGAACAAACAAGCATTACGAGAGTTTTTATCATTAGAGGATGAATCAGTAGAGGACGAAAGCGAACAAAACGGACACTATGCAGAAGTTCAAACAGAAAATCAAGATCCACAATACTAGAGCGATATAGTTACTCAAAAAAATAAGCTGTTCCAGTCATTCAACCGACCGGAACAGCTTATTTTTACGATACACTACTTATAAAATGATAAACATCATGTAAATATTAAGAAATTCTATGCACAGAATCAGCAAAGTCAAATCTATATTCTTTTTCTATAGTTCACTATTTTCCCGTATGATCTTTAATCAACGCTTAAACATAAAAGTCTTTTATGTACTACCCTGTTGATATGTTCAAGTTTAAGTTGAGGTTAAAATATAATTAGGTGCTATATTAGAACGGCTTATGCCACCGTATGGATAGTCCAATGAGAAGTCCTATTCATACTAGAATATTCGTAATTCTCATGATAAGAAAGCGCGAAATATACAAGACCAGGTTATCATCACTTATAGTGCAACTAAGACAAGGTTGAGATTGATCATTTTATTGATACTAGTCACTTATTTATAACTGAGCTTAAAGGAATGCCAATTTATTTGAACCTTATTCCACTCTGTAAAGTTCTATCTTTATATAGTTCTTGAAATGATTTCACTTGAGAATAATAATATTTGCCAGCGTGTTCCACTCTTTTAACTTGACCAATAGATTCCAAGTAAATTAAATTTGTAATCGTTTGCATAAAGGCAGGTAAAAGTTTTCCATTTGAATATCCTTTATAAACAAGTTGACATGCATCAAATGCAGTCTTTCCTTCTTCCCCTATCGCCTCAAAGGTCTGTCTCCATCTTTTTTGATAATGTACTTTCATTTCTGCCACTCTATCGGGTAAACTAACGATTGCTTTTCCGTGACCCGGTAAAGCAATGCCTGTTTTATAACTAGCAACTTTATCTAATGACATCATATATTCTTGTAATGGATTATCATTAATATGCTTTGATGTCACTAATGGATTCATAGAACGTAAAATATGATCACCTACAAAAATAGTGCCACTTTCTCTTTCATAAAAGCAATAATGATCGATAGCATGACCTGGTGTCCAAATTGCCTCAAACAGACCATCTCCAATCTTTAATAAGGAGCCTGTTTCAAATATATGGTCAGGTTCAAATTGATAAGTGTCCAGTTTATAATACGGTTCAATTTCAGCTTCATCGTCACGATAATGAATGGCCCCATTCCTGATCGCGAAAGACCTCATGGGATTAACGTAATCTTCATCAAATGTTTTGCGAGACTTTAATATTTCTTCATATCCTTTAACAGATAGCCAAATGGGTAAGCCATAATTGAGCTGAAACCAACCAGCTAGACCTAAATGATCAGGATGTGCATGAGTGATAACCACTTTTTCGATTTTCATCCCCTTACAAAGAACCTTTTCCCACAAAGCTTTTGCTTCTTCAGTATTGTCTCCTGTATCTACAATGGTATATCCATTTTCACCTTCTACTAAATAGCTATTGGTATACCCCATATTAAAAGGCATAGGCACCTTTAATCGCAGTATTTTGTTAGCAACTTCCTCTAGCATTTCAAAAACTCCTCTCGCAACCTCAACTTCAAAAACATGTAGTTGTTTATTATCGAGCCATGATTGTACCGCCATCTACCATGATTGTTTGACCGGTAATATAATCAGCATCATTACTTGCAAGAAACACTGCAGTTCTTCCAATATCTTCTTCACAATCCCCTAGACGTTTCAAAGGAATGAGAGACACCATTTTTTGATATGCATTTGGCTGATTTTGTTCCATTTGTGCAACGCCAGGAGAGCTAGCGATTGGAGAAATAAGATTGACAGTAATTCCATGTCGACCCCATTCATTCGCTGCTACTCTCGAAATCCCCCGTATCGCTTCTTTTGCAGCAGCATAAGAAGATTGCCTGCTTAAACCGACCAACCCAGCGCCAGATACAAAATTTATTACTTTTCCTTTTGTTTTTATTAAATATGGTAAGCTATGTTTCATTAATAAAAATGTCGGCCAGAATCCTGTGTCAAATGAGTATTCCATATCCTCTTCAGTCGTTTCTTCCAAAAGAACATTATTGGTGGCGTGTGCATTATTGATCAATACATCCAATTTCCCAAAACGTTCAATGGTTTGATCAATTAGTTTAGGCAATTGTTCTCTATTTCGTAAATCCGCTTGGATATAGAAAGCATCGCATCCTAAATCCAGCAGTTCTTTTTCTGTTTTTCTTCCTTTATCTGCATTTAAGCCAACAAACACAATAGAAGCTCCTTCCTTTGCGAAAGCATGACAAATCCCTCTTCCAATTCCTGAAGAACCACCCGTTATAAAAGCAACTTTTCCTTTTAATTTCATTTTCAACATCCTTCCCGCGACATTTTATTTTGTCAAATTGTTGTATATAAAAGTTATGTTATAATTATGACAGTAACCATAGTATGGAAATGAGGTCATAAATAATGGAAGCACTTTGTCCAGCTGATTTGCTAATTGAAAATGTAACAGTCATTACAATGGATCCGCAATTTCCGAAAGCATTCGGCATCGCTATTGCAAAAGGCAAGATTGTAGGACTTTTGCCATCTTCTTCTAGCTCTTGGCCTTTGACTCCAACAGGGTTGCGCATGAATGGTAATAACTTAGTTATATTACCTGGCCTTATAGATGCACACTGCCATCTTCGGGCATTACTTAGTCAAAATAATGCTGTCTCATGTACTAGCCAAGACGTACGTTCGATAGCGGACATCTTGAAAGCGATTCATTCAAAAACATTACAAGTATCAACTAGTACTTGGATTCGCGCTTTCGGATATGATGTTTCTCAGTTAGATGAAAATCGTCATCCCACCCGCTATGATTTAGATAAAGTTGCGCTAGAACATCCTGTTCGCTTACGCCATGTGACTCGGCATGTATCTATATTAAATAGCGTAGCATTGAATATAGCAGGAATCAGCGCTAACACAGTCGATCCTCCTGGCATACATATCGAAAGAAATTCAGAAACTAACGAGCCAACCGGAATGATTCACGGCGGCGATGCTTGGCTCTCGCAACACATTGTACCTAATGCTACTTATAGTGAACTTCAAAAGGGGGTCCCGAATTTAAAAACCCGCTTGTTAAAATATGGAATTACAGCTGTTCTGGACGCAACACCTACCAATCGTTTGGAAGATGCGAAGTTTTGGTATACCGCACTCCAGAACAATTGGCCCATTACTATTCAATTGATGACTGATTTTGAGCAACATGTTGAAGTTGCTGCTTATATTAAACAAGAACTTCCTTGTTATTTTCGTGAAAAACTAGAAATTGGACATATCAAAATTGTAATGGAAGCCTTGCCTGAGATTGTGCCTACGCTCGATAACTTATCTAAACTTGGCCAAGAAGCATTTGAAAGAGACGGTAGTTCTTTGGCTATTCATGTGGTTGATCCTGAAATGACATGGACAGCCATAGAAGCGATCAGACAAATACAATCTAGATTTCCAAATGCTCACCATCAACATCGTTTCGAACATTTAAGTTTATCCCCTGAAGCATTTCTTCCAGACATTGCAGCTTTAGGAATACGCGTTGTGACGAATCCTAGTCTGATATATGATCATGGAGACCGTTATTTAGCAGATGTTGAAGTTTCAGAACATGAATGGTTATATAGAATGCAAAGCCTTTATGAAGCAGGAATCGCCATGGCTGCGGGATCAGATGCACCAGTTGCTTCACTCAATCCTTGGCTCGGTATCCAAACAGCTTGTACGCGTAAAACTTCCAAACAGCAAGCTGTAAATCCAAAAGAAGCATTGGACCGTTGGAACGCTTTACATCTTTATACAGCAGGTGCAGCGGAAGCAGCGGGATGGAAGAATAAGCGCGGAATGATCAAGCCCGGTTTTCAAGCCGACCTAGTGGCTGTTAATCAAAATCCCCTTACTTATCCTATCGATAAGTTACATTCTATCGCTGTTAAAGCAACATGGATTGCTGGAAAACTTGTATTTTCAGATATTTAAATAAACTTTTTGTGAAACCGCATACATTAAATCGTTTTCTCTAAAGGTTTGCGTTATAATTGAGTAATTAATATACAAGGCATTTTTTTGTAAAAAAGTTAATGGAGTGATGAAATGACAGCAGAGAAACCAGTGCAGCGTTTAAATACAGTTAACAATGCAATTTCCCTTTTGACTATGTTTATTAAACATGATTCAATCGGCCTCGTAGAAATTGAAGACGAAATTGGTATTAGTAAAACCGCTGCTTTTCGTTTAGTCGCAACTATGGCAGATCGCGGTTTGTTAATGAGAGATAAAAAAACGAAGCGCTATCATCCAGGCCCCCTACTATTTCAATTAGTACGGAAGTCAAAAGTAAATGATATTGTATCAATTGCTCAACCATACATACAGGAATTAGCGCAGATTACAAATGAATCTATTTATCTTTCGATTCGAAGTGGCTATAAACATATTTTTTTATCGGGAATATATAGCCCTCAACTTCTTAAAGTAATGATTCCTATCGGAGAAGAAACCGATCTACATATTGGTGCAGCTGGAAACCTACACTTAGCGTATATGTCACCTATAGATGTTGAAAACTATTTTAAGCGTAAAATCTTTGAACCCTTTACACCTAACACAATTACAGATCCGGCACTTTTCAAAGAAAAATTAGTCAACATTCGAAGTATGGGTTTTTCCACCAGTCTCGGAGAAAGAATGCAGGACTCTGGAGCTGTGACAGCCCCCATTTGGGAACATACTGAAGAACCCGTTGCAGCAATAGGAATCTATTTTCCGATGACGCGATTTGATGATCAGAAAAAACAGCATTATATTGAATTAGTTAAAACATATGCACAAAAAATTTCTGAAGAAGTTGTTTTGGGGCGGGACTAAGTGCTTCCGCCTTTTTACTTACTCAGAAACTTCTTGATTTTTTAGCTGCCAGCTACGTTTGAATAGAACGCCTTCTCTAGCAATACCATCAGCTTCTGGCATATCGTTACTCGTTGCGACTAATGTTTTAATCCATCGAGCGTTTTGAGGGTATTGGGTTACTATTTTTTTCATATAGGAGATGGTTTGTTCAACCAATATATCTTTTTCAATGATACCGCTAATCATTCCTATACCAACACCTTCTTCTGCGGTGATTCTTCTGCCGCTGATTGCCAAATCGTGTGCTTGCCCTTGTTTCACAAGGCGGGGCAAGCTTTGCGTTCCGCCTGCAGCGGGTAGCATTCCAATTTGCGCTTCAGGTAGTGAAAGTTTTGTCCCTGGCGAAGCAAAACGAAAATCGAAGAGCATTGCCATTTCCAATCCAGAACCGATGGCAAAACCATGCATGGCGGCCGCTATCGGTTTTTGCATACGACGGATGTCTTCCCATAAATCATGCTGCAATCGGATTCTTTTTTTCTCAATGACCGTCGATGTAGTTCCAAATTCCGTTAAGTCAGCTCCAGCGCAAAATCCACGCCCTGCCCCACAAACAACGATTGCATCAATAGAAGGATCTTCATTCACAATGTGAACATAATGATATAATTGGTCTCGTATTTCTACATTGAATGTATTTAAAGCATCAGGTCTATTCAGCGTTAAAATTGCTATATTTTCATCTTTTTCCATTAAAACCGCACTATTATTCATCTTCCATCCTCCATTCTCACGTCCACGGATAGTATCAAAATTCTTATGTTTATTTCCCCGTAAATTGTGCAGGACGTTTCTCTAAAAAGGCCTGTACGCCTTCCATTCGATCTTCGCTTGTGGATAATAGCATATAGATATCTAATTCCAAACGCAATGCTTGTTCAAATGACAACTCACTGCCCCTTAACAAACATTCCTTCGTATATTGCATAGATAGACTAGATAACTTGGCAAGCTCTTGGGCTTCTTGACATGCCGCTTCCCAAACGGATTGTTTATCTACAATTTTATTGATTAGTCCCAACTGCTTCGCCTCTGATGATTGAATAACTTCTCCACCAAGCAGCATAGACATTGCAGGCCCTTTCCCTATAATACGTGGTAGGCGTTGCGTAATCCCCCCTGTTGGAATTAGGCCGTGTTTAGATTCAGGAACTGAAAAAAAAGCCGTGTCGGATGCATACCTTACATCAGCAACACATGCTAAACTAAGCCCTAGTGAAGAGCATTCTCCTTCAATTGCTACAATAACCGGATGTGGAATACGCGCCCATTGTTCAATTGCATTGTTAGACAGGGCAATAGTTGCATATAGATCATCTTCTATTGTCGGGTTTTCTATTTGAGGGTTCCAACAGCTAAAACTTTTTCCCCGAGCCCCTAGAACAACTACTTTAATATCTTCACGATGTGATAACTCTGTAGCTATTGCTGCCAACTCTTGAGCCATTTCTGCATTTAATACATTTCCATTTTCCCCATTGTTTAGTAAAACTTGGGCAACTTCGTTTTCAATAGATACATCAATAATACAATATTTCATAGCGGTCACCCTTTTTTCTTTTTTTTATTTCATCATTATGTTCACCGAGCAGTGGTGCTGCCAATTTAGAATGTCTCTCCCAGCCTTCACTTTTCCACGGCATTCCTAGTGTTGGTTCCCCTTTTATGCCAATGTAGAAGTCTAATCTTAGATTTCTCACTAAATCGGCTATTGATTGTTCAAAAACTTTTTTATCTGGTGGCTGTGACTTATTCCCTTCTATTATACGGTCTCCTATAAATTGAATGGCTGTTTCATATTGTGATACGTCAATGGTAAACCCTGCTCCATATATGCTTCTAGAGAATAAAGTAGCCCCTAAAGCAAAAGCGCCGTGTATCCCAGCTCCAATATCACTAATCGAAAATCCAGGAAGCCACGGAGTTTCATCTTGATAAAATGTAAGGGAAGCAATGCCAGACATCGCTTCCAAAGTTGGTCCGTATCCCACGAAATCCCTGTAGGGTCCTGTCTGGCCAAATGCAGAAAGTGAGATAATGATGAGTTGTTCATTTCTCTGTCGTAAAACTTCTGACGTCAATCCGAAGTTCTTCATTACACGCGGACTATAGTTTTCAATGAGTACATCGCTTGATTCAATCAAATCCATTAATATTTCTTGATCTGATTCCTTTCGTAAATCAAGTGTAACTCCTTTTTTATTACGATTTAGTTCCCTAAAAAAAGGAGCTTGATTATCTTGATTCGCACGAATGCCGTCTGGACGATGGGGAGCCTCCACTTTAATAACTTCTGCACCTTGATCAGCTAATAGTCGAGAACAGTAAGGACCAGACCACATACTAGTTAAGTCGATAATGCGAAGTTTATTCCAAGATTCAACTGGTGGTTTTGAATATGAAGTTGAACTGTTTAATTGGTGCTTCGAAATTTTAAAAGGAGGTAGAATGTACTTCCCCCCATTTTTATGGGATATAAGTTGTCTATGTTGTAATTGAGGACAGTCATCTAATTCTTCAAAAGTTTGCACTTTCCCAAAAGGCATTCTAAACGCTTGACCAGTTTCAAACAGTTCTTCCTTTGTCATTTTTTTGGACCAACCCAATATCAAACTTTCTATTTCTTCATAGTGATTTAAACGACCATCATTTGTATTCCAATGGGACTTATTTTCCACTCCCATCCATCGTGTGAATAAATCCCATTGCTCATCTACAGGCGCTCCAATAAAAGCATTTCCATCAATGGTTGGAAAGATAGCCATTGGCGCCATATACCGGTGGCGATTTCCTACTCTATGGTGAACTATTTGCGCTGCTTTAAATTTTGAATAAGCACCCTCTAAAGCACTAACCGCGATTATCAATGCGTCTATATAAACTTCCCTACCCTTATCCGTCCAATTTCTTTCTAATAACGCAAACAGGCCAGCTGTGGCTGCATGGGCTCCAACTAAATAAGCAGCTGGATAGCCCCCAATCGTTAGGGGCTCCTTTTCGGGATCTCCTGTGGAAGTTCTCCACCCAGCTATCGCTTGAAGTGATTGTTCTTCGTCAACATCTACTTCTTCGGGAAATTGAATCGTTATACAAACAAGATCTTCTTTTTGATTCAAAATTTGGATCGCTTGCGAACTGAGCTGCTGTCCACATGAGTGGCTATCTTTTATAATTAAATCCCATTTTTGTTCAGAAAGAAGGGAACGAATAGCGGCATCTTTTTTAGATGGATTGGAATAATAAAGTAAATATTTATTATCATCTCTAAAAAGATTCGGATAATAGACTGTACTCACTATTTTTGTAACGGCTGCCCCACTTGAAGCGAATAGTTTACTTGCATAACTTCCGGAAGGGCCATTTGTTACATCTAAAATCCTTAAATCTTTCAACAAATAATGTGTACAGTCATTCCCCATATAGATCACCTCATTATCGCAATCAATTTATACTAAACTTCATTATTTTAATCAGCTGTCGGTAATGAAACTGGTTGTTTTATTTGCATTTCTTGCTCGCAACATTGAACCGCTCCTTCACCTGATTTTGTACATAATATTTCCCCACCACATACTTTACATTCAAATCTTTTTCCTAGTTGATTGGCCATTTTGATTATCTCCTTTTTCATCTTACAGTACTTTAATGCCATTCAATTTTTATATTCACTTCTTTTCTAGCTGCTTCTGACAGCATTTCAAAACAGTTTGGGGTGGTGCTTTTGTAACGATAAATTCACTCTTACAAGTAGCACACATATATTTAGTTCCAACCTTTACGTCCATTATAATTCTCTTCCTTTCCCGTTATAGCATAGGTTTTATACGGTGGTCATTGCTCCAAGTGGCACTGAACCAATAATATTTTCTACTTTTAGCGCGTCAATTTCTTCTTTCGTTAATTTCAATATTTGGCTAAGTACATAATCATTATGTTGACCTAAAATGGGGGTAGGGCTTTTATGTTGAACACGTTCGCCAGAAAACTTTATTGGCCAAGCAGGATATTTATGCGTACCAGTAATAT encodes the following:
- a CDS encoding HD domain-containing protein translates to MQEMIAKCRTEVEGIYKKFDASHDLDHIDRVMKNAEKILTAEPSADELVVRLAVLLHDVEDAKYEEMHEVTTIELLEKIGATQQIANNVMSAIESVSFSGGNAKDITSIEGAIVRDADRLDAIGAVGIARAFAFGGARGRKLYDQQEEARKDMSESEYRKKETSTVTHFHEKLLLLCELMVTKEGVRLAQERHEFMVQFLHQLKLEIE
- the msrB gene encoding peptide-methionine (R)-S-oxide reductase MsrB, which gives rise to MKLKMILGLLGILLLTGCGIGKTDSSSSPSSLTASSGTVYPANPNDDIEFDENNLQDIYLAGGCFWGVEAYMERVYGVYDVTSGFANGTTENPTYNQVITGKTGHAETVHVQYDPKHTDLKTIVEHFFMIVDPTSLNKQGNDRGTQYRSGIYYAKPEDQAIIDEVVAAEQERYDAEIVTEVEPLTSFTLAEENHQDYLEKNPNGYCHVEFDTLEDQEIPSVIDAANYPKPSDKELKEKLTTEQYQVTQGNNTETAFSNEYWNTFEDGIYIDVATGEPLFSSADKYDSQCGWPSFTQPIVPEVMTEHIDRSFNMVRTEVRSRAGDSHLGHIFEDGPKDRGGLRYCINSASIEFVPLKEMEAKGYGYLISYVK
- a CDS encoding redoxin domain-containing protein, translating into MMKKIALLLVIVTVMSACSSAEKESGANSITLQDIKGETVSLADYEGRKVYVKFWASWCPICLAGLDEVNTLAKDSTDFEVLTVVAPGFNNEKKHDEFIRWFKGVQHVDALPVFLNDGGSLAQEFNVKGYPTSAFIDTKGNLVRSQPGHLSNDQIIDAMSQID
- a CDS encoding DUF1232 domain-containing protein gives rise to the protein MSEASLGLSVGQLLREVLEERSLSMRKLSELTDIDTSTISRIINDKRKATLDHLEKFAIILEIPLAKLLQAAGYPVDDKQMIHSAYDETIQQLVETSELLSSDISIEKVELQLASYEAYVQTTEGRERILHDFDNKLKLAGGVGPFVDQMKDLFARFKMQDVAKRDLAIIGSALLYFIIPVDVIPDYIFAVGYLDDAIAVQIASSVLTKNS
- a CDS encoding LCP family protein, with product MENRETGKRRKKKLKRKYKRLIFMVFTLLLLAGGGYVAAQYSNGLSFANGDKTNEIHTELSDSSNTFSTNDSAFDDFEGGESQFGEINVLLIGDDARGDEDDTRSDALMIGHYDQTTNKVKLISLMRDIYVDIPGHGMEKINAAYALGGPELVRQTIKQNFDVDVQYYAIVNFEGFSKIVDVIAPDGIEVDIPYEMSHGLGLTLYPGQQKLNGEQLLGYVRFRHDIHSDYGRVERQQEALGKLKDEAMSLQTLVNIPKLMGVIDPYIDTNIDSKTIFTIAKGMLTGGKNNEMESLRIPVEGSFGDLRTEVGAVLEINLEQNKQALREFLSLEDESVEDESEQNGHYAEVQTENQDPQY
- a CDS encoding MBL fold metallo-hydrolase; protein product: MLEEVANKILRLKVPMPFNMGYTNSYLVEGENGYTIVDTGDNTEEAKALWEKVLCKGMKIEKVVITHAHPDHLGLAGWFQLNYGLPIWLSVKGYEEILKSRKTFDEDYVNPMRSFAIRNGAIHYRDDEAEIEPYYKLDTYQFEPDHIFETGSLLKIGDGLFEAIWTPGHAIDHYCFYERESGTIFVGDHILRSMNPLVTSKHINDNPLQEYMMSLDKVASYKTGIALPGHGKAIVSLPDRVAEMKVHYQKRWRQTFEAIGEEGKTAFDACQLVYKGYSNGKLLPAFMQTITNLIYLESIGQVKRVEHAGKYYYSQVKSFQELYKDRTLQSGIRFK
- a CDS encoding SDR family NAD(P)-dependent oxidoreductase, which codes for MKLKGKVAFITGGSSGIGRGICHAFAKEGASIVFVGLNADKGRKTEKELLDLGCDAFYIQADLRNREQLPKLIDQTIERFGKLDVLINNAHATNNVLLEETTEEDMEYSFDTGFWPTFLLMKHSLPYLIKTKGKVINFVSGAGLVGLSRQSSYAAAKEAIRGISRVAANEWGRHGITVNLISPIASSPGVAQMEQNQPNAYQKMVSLIPLKRLGDCEEDIGRTAVFLASNDADYITGQTIMVDGGTIMAR